One segment of Streptomyces sp. NBC_00576 DNA contains the following:
- a CDS encoding SigB/SigF/SigG family RNA polymerase sigma factor, with translation MRIATRTKQHPHDDAPDTAADFERLARLPEGPEHDALRDDLVRAWLPMSERIAVRFRGRGEALEDLYQVAAVGLVKAVDHYDPERGAAFEAYAVPTVTGEIKRHFRDHLWALHVPRRVQDLRNRVRSASKELSATVPGRPPTVAEIAAYTQLSESDVRTGMEALECFSVLSLEAELPRTDGYALADTVGGPDPGFDLIVDRTAVGPCLRALPERERTILYLRYFGGMTQSRIASQLGISQMHVSRLLSTCCTRIREELGEEPSAAQSVDDPERSRARQGELLADAC, from the coding sequence ATGCGTATCGCCACCAGAACGAAGCAACATCCGCACGATGACGCCCCCGACACCGCCGCCGACTTCGAGCGGCTCGCCCGTCTGCCGGAAGGGCCGGAGCACGACGCCCTCCGGGACGACCTGGTACGCGCCTGGCTGCCCATGTCGGAGCGGATCGCCGTCCGCTTCCGAGGGCGCGGCGAGGCACTGGAGGACCTCTACCAGGTCGCGGCCGTCGGACTGGTCAAGGCCGTCGACCACTACGACCCCGAGCGGGGCGCCGCCTTCGAGGCCTACGCGGTACCGACCGTCACCGGCGAGATCAAGCGGCACTTCCGCGACCATCTGTGGGCACTACATGTGCCGCGCCGGGTCCAGGACCTGCGCAACCGGGTGCGCAGCGCCTCCAAGGAACTGTCCGCCACCGTCCCGGGACGGCCACCGACCGTCGCCGAGATCGCCGCGTACACACAGCTGAGCGAGAGCGATGTGCGCACGGGCATGGAGGCCCTGGAATGCTTCTCCGTGTTGTCGCTGGAGGCGGAGCTGCCGCGCACCGACGGGTACGCGCTGGCGGACACCGTCGGCGGACCCGACCCCGGATTCGACCTGATCGTCGACCGCACGGCCGTCGGTCCCTGTCTGCGGGCCCTGCCCGAACGTGAGCGGACCATCCTCTACCTGCGGTACTTCGGCGGGATGACCCAGAGCCGGATAGCGTCGCAACTCGGCATCTCGCAGATGCACGTCTCCCGGCTGCTCAGCACGTGCTGCACACGCATCCGCGAGGAGCTCGGCGAGGAACCGTCCGCCGCGCAGTCCGTCGACGACCCCGAGAGGAGCCGGGCACGGCAGGGTGAACTGCTCGCCGACGCCTGCTGA
- a CDS encoding VOC family protein — protein sequence MNHDPTHSSGATDVVSTHSVFGAPCWVSLTSRDLRATEAFYSAVLGWRWRSARLGDRFRVALVDGTPVAGIAGVASVWQMVVAWTPYFAVPSADDAVARARERGGTAAVGPISFPPGRAALLADRDGAIFGIWEGELLAGWEAWRRAAPTFVRLQTRDAFDAAIFYGEILEWASDRPGCCQVHYEGDEVVLRSRGDIVARIVSGALEAAPDPTIRPHWQVHFSVKDVAACVKTAQDSGGSVLRYDAVSTPFEAVLRDPDGAQFTVTSRIPR from the coding sequence ATGAACCACGACCCGACACATTCCAGCGGCGCGACCGACGTCGTCTCGACCCATTCCGTGTTCGGCGCCCCCTGCTGGGTGAGTCTCACCAGCCGCGATCTGCGGGCCACCGAGGCGTTCTACAGCGCCGTACTGGGCTGGCGGTGGCGTTCAGCCCGGCTGGGCGACCGCTTCCGGGTCGCTCTGGTGGACGGCACGCCGGTCGCGGGGATCGCCGGGGTGGCTTCCGTATGGCAGATGGTGGTCGCCTGGACCCCGTACTTCGCCGTGCCGAGCGCGGACGACGCGGTGGCCCGGGCCCGCGAGCGCGGGGGTACGGCGGCGGTCGGGCCGATCTCCTTCCCGCCCGGCCGGGCGGCCCTGCTGGCCGACCGTGACGGGGCGATCTTCGGGATCTGGGAGGGCGAGCTCCTCGCCGGCTGGGAGGCCTGGCGGCGGGCGGCACCGACCTTCGTCCGGCTGCAGACCCGCGACGCGTTCGACGCGGCCATCTTCTACGGCGAGATCCTGGAGTGGGCCTCCGACCGCCCCGGTTGCTGCCAGGTCCACTACGAGGGCGACGAGGTCGTGCTGCGCAGCCGGGGCGACATCGTGGCCCGCATCGTCTCGGGTGCGCTGGAGGCGGCGCCCGACCCCACGATCAGGCCGCACTGGCAGGTCCACTTCTCGGTCAAGGACGTGGCGGCCTGCGTCAAGACCGCCCAGGACAGCGGCGGGAGCGTCCTGCGGTACGACGCCGTTTCCACGCCGTTCGAGGCGGTGCTGCGCGATCCGGACGGGGCGCAGTTCACGGTGACCTCGCGCATCCCCCGCTGA
- a CDS encoding DUF5133 domain-containing protein: MLLPAKAEVARQLDRYRAWERVMLAAPSDRSARDSFEDSGYTLCVLMGKRCAREAVHAAERYLRTSLVAYLREQAGWGHADRFTGHAPPAVQRSTAGG; this comes from the coding sequence ATGCTGCTGCCCGCCAAAGCCGAGGTCGCCCGACAGCTGGACAGGTACCGGGCGTGGGAGCGCGTCATGCTCGCGGCCCCGTCCGACCGTTCGGCGCGGGACAGTTTCGAGGACTCGGGCTACACCCTGTGCGTGCTGATGGGGAAACGGTGTGCACGGGAGGCCGTACACGCCGCCGAGCGCTATCTCCGCACGAGCCTGGTCGCCTACCTCCGGGAACAGGCCGGATGGGGTCACGCGGACCGTTTCACCGGCCATGCGCCCCCGGCAGTCCAGCGCTCCACGGCGGGCGGCTAG
- the hemC gene encoding hydroxymethylbilane synthase: protein MSVPELIRIVSRDSPMALAQVERVRAELAVVHPRVRTEVVPVKTTGDKWMGDLSKVEGKGAFTKEVDAALLAGEADLAVHCVKDVPADRPLPAGTMFAAFLKRDDIRDALIHPGGRTLDELADGTRIGTSSVRRIAQLAASHPHLECVPFRGNANRRLEKLAAGEADALLLAVSGLERIRRMDVVSEILSPETMMPPIGAGILALQCREGDTELIDAVSGLGDPDTHREATAERMFLHVLQGHCNSPIAGYAKVARNGELSLRACVFTPDGKVQLNAHEWAGRLDPATLGTSVAVALLRQGARELIDNIAH, encoded by the coding sequence ATGTCCGTCCCTGAACTGATTCGTATCGTCTCCCGCGACTCGCCCATGGCCCTGGCACAGGTGGAGCGGGTGCGCGCCGAGCTGGCCGTCGTACATCCGCGGGTGCGCACCGAGGTCGTCCCCGTGAAGACGACCGGCGACAAGTGGATGGGCGATCTGTCCAAGGTCGAGGGCAAGGGGGCGTTCACCAAGGAGGTCGACGCCGCGCTACTGGCCGGTGAGGCCGATCTCGCGGTGCACTGCGTCAAGGACGTGCCGGCCGACCGGCCGCTTCCCGCGGGCACGATGTTCGCCGCGTTCCTCAAGCGGGACGACATCCGCGATGCCCTGATCCACCCCGGTGGCCGCACCCTCGACGAGCTGGCGGACGGCACTCGGATCGGTACGTCCTCGGTGCGCCGGATCGCCCAACTGGCCGCCTCCCACCCGCACCTGGAGTGCGTACCGTTCCGCGGCAACGCCAACCGACGGCTGGAGAAGCTCGCGGCCGGAGAAGCGGACGCACTGCTCCTCGCCGTGTCCGGCCTGGAGCGCATCCGCCGGATGGACGTGGTCAGCGAGATCCTCTCCCCCGAGACGATGATGCCGCCGATCGGCGCGGGCATCCTCGCCCTCCAGTGCCGCGAGGGCGACACCGAGCTGATCGACGCGGTCAGCGGCCTCGGCGACCCGGACACGCATCGCGAGGCGACGGCCGAGCGCATGTTCCTGCACGTCCTCCAGGGGCACTGCAACAGCCCGATCGCCGGGTACGCGAAGGTGGCCCGCAACGGTGAACTCTCTTTGCGTGCCTGCGTGTTCACCCCGGACGGCAAGGTCCAGCTCAACGCCCACGAGTGGGCGGGCCGCCTCGACCCGGCCACGCTCGGCACGTCCGTGGCGGTGGCCCTGCTGCGACAGGGCGCGCGCGAGCTGATCGACAACATCGCGCACTGA
- a CDS encoding pep a2 has protein sequence MKTAEPCYYHLDVEVCPERVGQVGRILAAHLRLWDLEHLVDPVCHGTEVLLRAIDEHATDKHAVIEMWWNGQHLITALAENDRDLRLDQELGNCLAWIAAMSDGWGCCATDTGAKVIWFSRRAPSCEGVPRIPTAPAPTLREVRKVPRVIPAFASTESRAPAVLANA, from the coding sequence ATGAAAACCGCAGAGCCCTGCTACTACCACCTCGACGTGGAGGTCTGTCCCGAACGGGTCGGGCAGGTCGGCCGCATTCTGGCCGCCCACCTCCGGCTCTGGGACCTGGAGCACCTCGTCGACCCCGTCTGCCACGGCACCGAAGTGCTGTTGCGCGCAATCGACGAGCACGCGACCGACAAGCACGCGGTGATCGAGATGTGGTGGAACGGCCAGCACCTCATCACGGCCCTTGCCGAGAACGACCGCGACCTGCGCCTCGACCAGGAACTCGGCAACTGCCTGGCCTGGATCGCGGCGATGAGCGACGGCTGGGGCTGCTGTGCCACGGACACCGGTGCCAAGGTCATCTGGTTCTCGCGCCGGGCCCCCTCCTGCGAAGGCGTTCCCCGGATCCCGACCGCGCCCGCGCCGACCTTGCGGGAGGTGCGCAAGGTGCCCCGGGTGATCCCGGCCTTCGCCAGTACGGAGAGCAGGGCGCCCGCCGTTCTCGCGAACGCGTAG
- a CDS encoding maltokinase N-terminal cap-like domain-containing protein, which produces MPKTASLRPSRTDLAEPLTSLDGLLREWLPQQRWFAGKDRPVTDLGLLSMTELFPGCLHLLVRTGHTAVPTPGGPPPPGDCYQLLLGVRDRPSPRLGRALIGRADEGPLAGLQVYDALQDPRAAGLLLERLRHPGTAGPLRFEADPGITVPAGLAPRLLDVEQSNSSLVYGDSFILKVLRRVQPGVHPDLEVPSALARQGCARVPAPAAWFRTDLPQDATLGVLQPFLPDASDGWTLALRALASGHPFTDEAYELGRATADVHLALATAFACDSRSGRHSRRTAAAMTERLDAAVHCVPGLRPYAQGLRAAFDALAGFDAGPAPQRVHGDLHLGQVLRTGGSGGDWFVIDFEGEPSRPLAERRSAQSPVRDIAGMLRSFDYAARTRLPWRPEWALRCRQAYCAGYAARAGWDPRRHPGLLRAYETDRAVYEAVYEARHRPDWLPVPMAAIERLSVRGG; this is translated from the coding sequence ATGCCGAAGACCGCATCTCTTCGCCCGAGCAGGACGGACCTCGCCGAGCCGCTGACCTCGCTCGACGGGCTGCTGCGCGAGTGGCTGCCCCAGCAGCGCTGGTTCGCGGGCAAGGACCGGCCCGTCACGGACCTGGGCCTGCTGTCAATGACCGAACTGTTTCCGGGCTGCCTGCACCTGCTCGTCCGCACCGGTCACACGGCCGTACCCACCCCCGGCGGCCCTCCCCCGCCCGGCGACTGCTACCAACTGCTCCTCGGCGTGCGGGACCGCCCGTCGCCGCGCCTGGGCCGGGCCCTCATCGGCCGTGCGGACGAGGGGCCCCTGGCCGGGCTGCAGGTCTACGACGCTTTGCAGGACCCCCGGGCGGCAGGCCTGCTGCTGGAGCGTCTCCGCCACCCCGGAACGGCCGGCCCCCTGCGCTTCGAGGCCGACCCCGGCATCACCGTGCCCGCCGGACTCGCCCCGCGTCTCCTCGACGTCGAGCAGTCCAACTCTTCGCTCGTGTACGGCGACTCGTTCATCCTGAAGGTGCTCAGACGCGTCCAGCCGGGTGTCCACCCCGACCTGGAGGTGCCCTCGGCCCTCGCCCGGCAGGGCTGCGCCCGCGTACCCGCCCCGGCCGCCTGGTTCCGGACCGACCTGCCGCAGGACGCGACGCTCGGGGTGCTCCAGCCGTTCCTGCCCGATGCCTCCGACGGCTGGACGCTGGCCCTGCGCGCCCTCGCCTCGGGGCACCCGTTCACCGACGAGGCCTACGAGTTGGGGCGCGCCACCGCCGACGTACACCTGGCCCTCGCGACGGCCTTCGCCTGCGACAGCCGCAGCGGGCGGCACAGCCGACGGACGGCGGCGGCGATGACCGAGCGTCTCGATGCCGCCGTGCACTGCGTACCGGGGTTGCGGCCGTACGCCCAGGGCCTGCGCGCCGCGTTCGACGCCCTGGCCGGGTTCGACGCCGGTCCGGCCCCGCAGCGCGTCCACGGCGATCTGCACCTCGGGCAGGTGTTGCGCACCGGCGGCAGCGGCGGGGACTGGTTCGTGATCGACTTCGAGGGCGAACCGTCCCGCCCGCTCGCCGAACGCCGCAGTGCCCAGTCGCCGGTACGGGACATCGCCGGCATGCTGCGCTCCTTCGACTACGCCGCCCGCACGCGCCTGCCGTGGCGCCCCGAGTGGGCGCTGCGCTGCCGCCAGGCCTATTGCGCGGGGTACGCCGCCCGGGCCGGGTGGGACCCGCGCCGCCACCCCGGGCTGCTGCGCGCGTACGAGACCGACCGAGCCGTGTACGAGGCCGTCTACGAGGCCCGGCACCGCCCCGACTGGCTCCCCGTCCCCATGGCGGCGATCGAGCGACTCTCCGTCCGAGGAGGCTGA
- a CDS encoding alpha-1,4-glucan--maltose-1-phosphate maltosyltransferase, producing MSPTPAIGRIPVRDVRPAVESGRRPAKAVAGETFQVTATVFREGHDAVGANVVLLCGPEGRPGPWTPMRELAPGTDRWGADVTPDAAGHWTYRVEAWGDPISTWRHHAGIKIPAGIDVGLVLEEGALLYERAAAGVPKRAARAAVLAAARTLSDDSLPVTDRLAPALTPAVDRVLARYPLRELVTSSEPLALVVERERALYGAWYEFFPRSEGTPEHPHGTFRTAARRLPAIAAMGFDVLYLPPIHPIGHTFRKGPNNTLSASAQDVGVPWAIGSEAGGHDAVHPDLGTLEDFGFFVAEAARHGLEVALDFALQCSPDHPWVHKFPQWFHHRPDGTIAYAENPPKKYQDIYPIAFDADLPGLIAETTRVMRHWMAHGVRIFRVDNPHTKPVVFWEQVIADINATDPDVIFLAEAFTRPAMMHALAQVGFQQSYTYFTWRNTKAELTEYLTELSGEAAAYMRPNFFVNTPDILHEYLQQGGRPAFEARAVLAATLSPTWGIYSGYELCENAPLREGSEEYLNSEKYQLRPRDWESAERNGQSIAPLVTALNRIRRDHPALHRLRNLHFHRTDNDAVIAYSKRTGEDTVLVVVNLDPHHTQEATVSLDMPQLGLEKRENEQSSVTVHDELSGETYQWDRTNYVRLEPGRAPAHVFHLMRYSTGGQ from the coding sequence ATGAGCCCGACTCCGGCCATCGGCCGCATCCCGGTGCGGGATGTGCGCCCGGCCGTCGAGAGCGGCAGACGCCCGGCGAAGGCCGTCGCGGGAGAGACCTTCCAGGTCACCGCGACGGTCTTCCGCGAGGGCCATGACGCGGTCGGCGCGAACGTGGTGCTGCTGTGCGGCCCGGAGGGCCGTCCGGGCCCCTGGACGCCGATGCGCGAACTGGCTCCCGGCACCGACCGCTGGGGTGCGGACGTCACCCCGGACGCGGCGGGCCACTGGACCTACCGGGTCGAGGCGTGGGGCGACCCGATCAGCACCTGGCGGCACCACGCCGGCATCAAGATCCCGGCCGGGATCGACGTCGGGCTGGTCCTGGAGGAAGGCGCGCTGCTGTACGAGCGTGCCGCCGCGGGTGTGCCCAAGCGGGCGGCCCGGGCTGCGGTACTGGCCGCCGCACGGACCCTGAGCGACGACTCGCTGCCCGTCACGGATCGTCTCGCGCCGGCTCTGACCCCGGCGGTGGACAGGGTGCTGGCCCGGTATCCGTTGCGTGAGCTGGTGACGTCGAGTGAGCCGTTGGCGCTGGTGGTGGAGCGGGAGCGGGCGCTGTACGGGGCCTGGTACGAGTTCTTCCCCCGTTCCGAGGGGACGCCCGAACACCCGCACGGGACGTTTCGGACGGCGGCGCGGCGGTTGCCGGCGATCGCCGCGATGGGCTTCGACGTCCTCTATCTGCCCCCGATCCATCCGATCGGGCACACGTTCCGCAAGGGCCCCAACAACACGCTGTCGGCGTCCGCGCAGGATGTGGGGGTGCCGTGGGCGATCGGTTCCGAGGCCGGCGGCCATGACGCCGTCCACCCGGATCTGGGCACGCTGGAAGACTTCGGCTTCTTCGTCGCCGAGGCCGCCCGGCACGGGCTCGAGGTGGCGCTCGACTTCGCGCTGCAGTGCTCGCCGGACCACCCCTGGGTGCACAAGTTCCCCCAGTGGTTCCACCACCGCCCGGACGGGACGATCGCGTACGCGGAGAACCCGCCGAAGAAGTACCAGGACATCTACCCCATCGCCTTCGACGCCGACCTGCCCGGCCTCATCGCCGAGACGACACGGGTGATGCGGCACTGGATGGCGCACGGGGTGCGGATCTTCCGCGTCGACAACCCGCACACCAAACCGGTCGTCTTCTGGGAACAGGTGATCGCGGACATCAACGCCACCGACCCGGACGTGATCTTCCTGGCGGAGGCGTTCACCCGCCCCGCGATGATGCACGCCTTGGCCCAGGTCGGCTTCCAGCAGTCCTACACCTATTTCACCTGGCGCAACACCAAGGCCGAACTCACCGAGTACCTCACCGAACTGTCGGGGGAGGCGGCCGCGTACATGCGGCCGAATTTCTTCGTCAACACCCCCGACATCCTGCACGAGTATCTTCAGCAGGGCGGCCGTCCGGCATTCGAGGCGCGTGCCGTGCTGGCCGCGACGCTCTCTCCCACCTGGGGGATCTACAGCGGCTACGAACTGTGCGAGAACGCCCCCCTGCGCGAGGGCAGCGAAGAATATTTGAACTCCGAGAAATACCAACTCCGGCCCAGAGACTGGGAATCGGCCGAACGGAACGGGCAGTCGATCGCCCCGCTCGTCACCGCCCTCAACCGGATCAGGCGTGACCACCCCGCCCTGCACCGGCTCAGGAATCTGCACTTCCACCGGACCGACAACGACGCGGTGATCGCGTACAGCAAGCGCACCGGCGAGGACACGGTTCTGGTGGTCGTGAACCTCGACCCGCACCACACCCAGGAGGCGACTGTCTCGTTGGACATGCCGCAACTCGGCCTGGAAAAGCGGGAAAACGAACAGAGTTCCGTCACGGTGCACGACGAACTGAGCGGCGAGACCTACCAATGGGACCGCACCAATTACGTACGTCTGGAGCCGGGAAGGGCACCCGCGCACGTATTTCACCTGATGCGGTATTCGACTGGAGGCCAGTAA
- the treS gene encoding maltose alpha-D-glucosyltransferase, which produces MTVNEPVPDTFEDTPAKDRDPEWFKRAVFYEVLVRSFQDSNGDGVGDLKGITAKLDYLQWLGIDCLWLPPFFKSPLRDGGYDVSDYTAVLPEFGDLADFVEFVDAAHQRGMRVIIDFVMNHTSDEHPWFQESRNDPEGPYGDYYVWADNDKQFQDARIIFVDTEASNWTFDPVRKEYYWHRFFSHQPDLNYENPAVQEEILAALRFWLDLGIDGFRLDAVPYLYQAEGTNCENLPRTHEFLRRVRREIDAMYPDTVLLAEANQWPEDVVDYFGDYQSGGDECHMAFHFPVMPRIFMAVRRESRYPVSEILAKTPAIPSNCQWGIFLRNHDELTLEMVTDEERDYMWAEYAKDPRMRANIGIRRRLAPLLDNDRNQIELFTALLLSLPGSPILYYGDEIGMGDNIWLGDRDAVRTPMQWTPDRNAGFSSSDPGRLFLPTIMDPVYGYQVTNVEASMSSPSSLLHWTRRMIEIRKQNPAFGLGSYTELPSSNPAVIAFLREHKDDLVLCVHNFSRFAQPTELDLRTFDGTHPVELIGGVRFPAVGELPYLLTLAGHGFYWFRLARVAPRTALRP; this is translated from the coding sequence GTGACCGTCAATGAGCCTGTCCCGGATACCTTCGAGGACACTCCCGCCAAGGACCGGGACCCCGAGTGGTTCAAACGCGCCGTCTTCTACGAGGTCCTCGTCCGGTCCTTCCAGGACAGCAACGGTGACGGAGTCGGCGACCTCAAGGGCATCACGGCCAAACTCGACTACCTCCAGTGGCTCGGCATCGACTGCCTCTGGCTGCCCCCCTTCTTCAAATCACCCCTGAGGGACGGCGGCTACGACGTCTCCGACTACACCGCCGTCCTCCCCGAGTTCGGCGACCTCGCCGACTTCGTCGAGTTCGTCGACGCCGCCCACCAACGCGGCATGCGCGTCATCATCGACTTCGTCATGAACCACACCAGCGACGAACACCCGTGGTTCCAGGAGTCCCGGAACGACCCCGAAGGCCCATACGGCGACTACTACGTCTGGGCCGACAACGACAAACAGTTCCAGGACGCCCGGATCATCTTCGTCGACACCGAGGCCTCCAACTGGACCTTCGACCCGGTCCGCAAGGAGTACTACTGGCACCGTTTCTTCTCCCACCAACCGGACCTCAACTACGAGAACCCGGCGGTCCAGGAAGAAATTCTCGCCGCCCTTCGGTTCTGGCTCGATCTCGGGATCGACGGCTTCCGTCTGGACGCGGTCCCGTACCTCTACCAGGCCGAGGGGACCAACTGCGAGAACCTCCCGCGCACTCATGAATTCCTGAGGCGGGTCCGGCGCGAGATCGATGCGATGTATCCCGACACGGTGTTGCTGGCGGAGGCGAACCAGTGGCCCGAGGATGTCGTCGACTACTTCGGTGACTACCAAAGCGGCGGCGACGAATGCCACATGGCGTTCCACTTCCCCGTCATGCCGCGCATCTTCATGGCGGTGCGGCGCGAATCGCGTTATCCGGTCTCGGAAATCCTCGCCAAGACCCCCGCCATCCCCTCGAACTGCCAGTGGGGCATCTTCCTGCGCAACCACGACGAGCTGACCCTGGAAATGGTCACCGACGAGGAACGCGACTACATGTGGGCCGAATACGCCAAAGACCCCCGCATGCGGGCCAACATCGGCATCCGCCGGCGCCTGGCCCCCCTCCTCGACAACGACCGCAACCAGATCGAACTCTTCACCGCGCTGCTGCTGTCCCTGCCCGGCTCGCCGATCCTCTACTACGGCGACGAGATCGGCATGGGCGACAACATCTGGCTCGGCGACCGCGACGCCGTCCGCACGCCCATGCAGTGGACCCCCGACAGGAACGCCGGCTTCTCCTCCAGCGACCCCGGCCGCCTCTTCCTGCCCACGATCATGGACCCGGTCTACGGCTACCAGGTCACCAACGTCGAAGCCTCCATGTCGTCCCCGTCCTCGCTCCTGCACTGGACCCGGCGCATGATCGAGATCCGCAAGCAGAACCCCGCCTTCGGCCTCGGCTCCTACACCGAACTCCCCTCCTCCAACCCGGCCGTGATCGCGTTCCTGCGCGAACACAAGGACGACCTCGTCCTGTGCGTCCACAACTTCTCCCGCTTCGCCCAGCCCACCGAACTCGACCTACGGACCTTCGACGGCACCCACCCGGTCGAACTCATCGGCGGAGTCCGCTTCCCCGCAGTCGGCGAACTCCCCTACCTGCTCACCCTCGCAGGCCACGGCTTCTACTGGTTCCGCCTCGCCCGAGTCGCCCCGCGCACTGCCCTACGACCGTGA